In the genome of Palaemon carinicauda isolate YSFRI2023 chromosome 15, ASM3689809v2, whole genome shotgun sequence, one region contains:
- the LOC137654548 gene encoding receptor-type tyrosine-protein phosphatase epsilon-like, protein MLHQEDDLLYILSSIAAILLFILILCVVCNRQRCIKCLTCVSNLGLECSSGIYTCRKYSSSTLSRISSRISSFFRGINCNLRTESPIPRIIIESSDLQINVPSEDALIDASNRCRENIPSTRGVIGDCNSARSPLGPRKLRQGTPPVARKHESRQVTFAGNDDQICIRDSQAGVPSKRALVSKSCNLDLPGKCNAVGLDTNKDSSRSSHVIWNGTGQLPELNGAVAVGNADKQDSRSEARKSKHFPSSNQVKKERLQDYLTAVIQSDILNEEFMKIPFIYQKSMAAYHMTVNRRKNRYTNNFVYDDTRVKLTPTGSIVGSDYINASFIRGFNPSKGYIATQGPKDFNENTIEDFWRMVWEQKVRVIIMLARVMESGKVKVAQYWPDLLGGEMEHGQFRVKLLAEESRLDYYQRKISVTYENESREVIQFQFTSWPDHSVPDLPFSFALMLKETRSFEPTGPMVVHCSAGIGRTGTFLMTMLCLDQLESRGYVDAPLILRDLRLSRPRLVENTAQYHFSHRVLLEILVGQVTSFSVTNFVSCAEDWTALKEKLEKQYEMLRTLLPDVTYKWGENAAHVTMNRSQNILPVDGRQVYLQNESGTSGSQYINAINISNISSPDSIIVTEHPLASTLSKVWRMIFEKKVVSLVILNTLPEVDGHSQVFPALIPEKNDVFGFDNLRVKTEKVDDHQNFTEATVSLHYQKGANALTRNLKVFQMRNWPSKSETPSDILPLLTILDRLDESASCSATTPVVFICSDGVTACGIAVALLIAITRLKLHGEVCIFKAVQGIQLDRPQFITSMGQYMFIHEAMAKYIEMRESKVAKKSEDKILISIE, encoded by the exons ATGTTACATCAAGAGGACGATTTGCTGTACATTCTTTCTAGCATTGCAGCCATATTACTTTTCATTCTTATCCTCTGCGTCGTCTGTAACAG GCAAAGGTGTATCAAGTGCCTGACCTGTGTAAGCAATCTGGGCCTGGAATGCTCATCAGGGATATATACGTGTCGAAAGTACTCTAGCTCCACCTTGTCCAGAATTTCTTCCCGAATTTCGTCCTTCTTCAGGGGTATCAATTGCAACTTACGGACAG AATCCCCAATACCTAGGATCATCATCGAGAGCTCCGATTTACAAATCAACGTGCCCTCAGAAGATGCCCTTATTGACGCCTCTAATAGATGTAGAGAAAACATACCTTCAACAAGGGGTGTTATTGGTGATTGCAACTCAGCAAGAAGTCCTCTAGGGCCACGAAAACTAAGGCAAGGGACTCCTCCAGTGGCTCGTAAACACGAAAGTCGTCAGGTAACGTTTGCTGGAAATGATGACCAAATCTGTATTCGAGATAGTCAAGCGGGAGTTCCATCTAAGAGGGCATTGGTGAGCAAGAGCTGTAACTTGGATCTTCCAGGGAAATGTAATGCTGTAGGTCTGGATACCAATAAAG ATTCTTCGAGAAGTAGCCACGTTATTTGGAATGGTACTGGCCAATTGCCGGAATTGAATGGTGCTGTGGCGGTGGGGAACGCAGATAAACAAGACAGCAGATCAGAAGCAAGAAAAAGCAAGCATTTCCCCAGTTCTAATCAAGTGAAGAAGGAACGTCTTCAGGACTATCTTACTGCAGTCATACAATCGGACATTTTGAATGAGGAATTCATG aaaattcCCTTCATATACCAAAAGTCCATGGCTGCTTACCACATGACCGTGAATCGTCGGAAAAACAGATACACGAATAATTTTGTTT ATGATGACACTCGTGTGAAGCTGACGCCAACCGGCAGCATTGTTGGGTCGGACTATATCAACGCCAGTTTTATCAGG GGTTTCAATCCTTCCAAGGGCTACATCGCCACCCAAGGCCCCAAAGATTTCAACGAAAATACCATCGAGGATTTTTGGCGAATGGTTTGGGAGCAGAAGGTCAGGGTCATCATCATGCTGGCTCGTGTTATGGAGTCTGGAAAG GTGAAGGTGGCTCAGTATTGGCCTGACCTACTTGGCGGAGAGATGGAACACGGCCAGTTCAGAGTGAAGCTATTAGCAGAAGAGAGTAGACTGGATTATTATCAAAGGAAAATCAGTGTTACTTATGAAAATGAATCAAGGGAG GTGATACAGTTCCAGTTCACATCTTGGCCTGACCACAGTGTGCCCGATCTTCCCTTCAGTTTTGCACTTATGTTAAAAGAAACGAGAAGTTTTGAACCAACTGGACCAATGGTGGTTCATTGCAG CGCTGGAATAGGACGCACGGGAACATTTCTTATGACTATGCTGTGCCTGGATCAGCTGGAAAGCAGAGGCTACGTAGATGCCCCTTTGATATTGAGAGACTTGAGACTAAGTCGCCCAAGGCTTGTTGAAAATACG GCCCAGTATCACTTCAGCCACCGAGTCCTCCTGGAAATCCTAGTAGGCCAGGTGACCTCCTTCAGCGTTACAAACTTCGTAAGTTGCGCGGAGGACTGGACTGCGCTGAAAGAGAAGCTGGAAAAGCAATATGAG ATGCTAAGAACTTTGCTGCCTGACGTCACTTACAAGTGGGGAGAGAACGCGGCTCACGTCACTATGAACAGAAGCCAAAATATTTTGCCAg TGGATGGGAGGCAAGTTTACCTCCAGAATGAGAGCGGGACTTCTGGATCGCAGTACATCAACGCAATTAACATAAGCAATATCTCTAGTCCGGATTCCATCATCGTCACGGAACATCCCCTGGCCAGCACGCTCTCGAAAGTCTGGAGGATGATATTCGAGAAGAAAGTTGTTTCTTTGGTTATTCTGAACACTCTCCCGGAAGTGGATGGACATTCTCAG GTCTTCCCAGCTCTAATCCCAGAGAAAAATGACGTCTTCGGATTTGACAACCTAAGGGTGAAAACTGAGAAAGTTGATGACCACCAAAACTTCACAGAGGCGACCGTGTCACTCCATTACCAAAAGGGA GCAAACGCTTTAACCAGAAACCTCAAGGTCTTCCAAATGCGAAATTGGCCCAGCAAATCTGAAACTCCGTCTGATATCCTACCGTTGTTAACTATTTTGGACCGTCTGGATGAGAGCGCTTCGTGTTCTGCTACCACTCCTGTTGTCTTCATCTGCTC GGATGGAGTAACAGCCTGCGGTATTGCAGTCGCTCTCTTGATTGCAATAACAAGACTGAAGTTGCATGGGGAAGTCTGTATATTCAAAGCCGTGCAGGGCATTCAGCTTGACCGGCCACAGTTTATAACTTCAATG gggcagtatatgtttatacacgaGGCTATGGCTAAGTATATTGAAATGCGGGAATCCAAGGTCGCTAAAAAATCAGAGGACAAAATATTAATTTCGATAGAATAG